A single bacterium DNA region contains:
- a CDS encoding TIR domain-containing protein gives MSQDENKDTCRIFISRKTSDSNVVGEEIRGQLNLLAANRIEFFDAERIEEGQRWAEEIRKELDQADILLLVLTKPAKDDFDWCLYEAGLFEDLHSSTSKSIVCLYPEGEKVPDPLFERQGLEATTKRIFKYLVRLYTNPRASNTSGPLNAALADPKFAKAQLLPIAEKIHKLINRKPADKEQLIHANKYIQVILPAGVNSVGKDTQISSDRESLKELFDLPPSPKAGKLFEWSKLVAKARIERDSEGHNLAWANELETEIVAERGDDRTSRQLNSRYLARDGKLYRPEIEFFRKNENGMLTVDVTFSEQVQDSWLKNAEPPAALAANIALASRIRHELLEPFLKRLQDWRAKPENELPALERAKGEIERDGFFIRILSEGRMGEAFGTHPDEGQELARIGADFNLDVKPALEKAIVEKDLQAAIEALEAWRENNQRFLQIGLRVYRQQLDLDPPEIRPMAAAG, from the coding sequence ATGAGCCAAGACGAAAACAAGGACACATGCCGTATTTTCATCAGCCGCAAGACGAGCGACAGCAACGTGGTCGGAGAAGAAATCCGTGGCCAGCTCAATCTGCTGGCTGCGAACCGCATCGAGTTCTTCGACGCCGAGCGCATCGAAGAAGGGCAGCGGTGGGCTGAGGAGATCCGCAAGGAGCTCGATCAGGCGGACATCCTGCTGCTGGTCCTGACAAAACCGGCCAAGGACGACTTCGACTGGTGTCTCTACGAGGCGGGCTTGTTCGAGGACCTGCATAGCAGCACGAGCAAGAGCATCGTCTGCCTGTATCCGGAGGGCGAGAAAGTACCCGATCCGCTCTTCGAACGGCAAGGCCTCGAGGCGACAACCAAAAGGATCTTCAAGTACCTGGTGCGCCTCTATACCAATCCGCGCGCTTCCAACACGAGCGGGCCCCTGAATGCAGCTCTCGCTGATCCAAAATTCGCGAAGGCACAGCTGCTGCCGATCGCCGAGAAGATCCACAAGCTGATCAACAGGAAACCTGCCGACAAGGAGCAGTTGATTCACGCCAACAAGTACATCCAGGTCATCTTGCCGGCCGGCGTCAACTCGGTCGGGAAGGACACTCAGATCTCCTCGGACAGGGAGTCGCTGAAAGAGCTCTTCGATCTCCCGCCGTCGCCCAAGGCTGGAAAGCTCTTCGAATGGTCGAAACTCGTGGCGAAGGCAAGGATCGAGAGGGACTCGGAAGGTCACAACCTGGCCTGGGCGAACGAGCTGGAGACCGAGATTGTTGCCGAGAGGGGAGACGACCGGACGTCGCGTCAGTTGAACAGTCGGTACCTGGCCCGGGACGGCAAGCTCTACAGACCAGAAATCGAGTTCTTTCGGAAGAACGAAAACGGCATGCTGACGGTCGACGTCACCTTCTCGGAGCAGGTGCAGGATTCCTGGCTCAAGAACGCCGAGCCACCAGCTGCCCTGGCCGCCAATATCGCTCTCGCCAGCCGAATACGTCACGAGTTGCTGGAGCCGTTCCTGAAGCGGCTTCAGGACTGGCGCGCAAAGCCCGAAAACGAGTTGCCGGCTCTCGAACGAGCAAAGGGCGAAATCGAGCGGGACGGCTTCTTCATTCGCATTCTTAGCGAAGGCCGGATGGGCGAAGCCTTTGGGACCCACCCGGACGAGGGCCAGGAGCTGGCGCGGATCGGAGCAGACTTCAACTTGGATGTGAAGCCAGCGCTCGAGAAGGCGATTGTCGAGAAGGACCTACAGGCTGCCATCGAGGCCTTGGAGGCCTGGAGGGAGAACAACCAGCGCTTTCTCCAGATCGGCCTGAGGGTGTATCGGCAGCAGCTGGATCTGGACCCGCCGGAGATTCGTCCGATGGCAGCGGCGGGTTGA
- a CDS encoding TonB-dependent receptor: protein MSYRKVKHHGWRAAFVVAMTLVVASAALADPGYTVAGRVMGPGGEAVPRARVSVGDRTADTDSEGRFELESVPAGLQTLVCEQGSLIVVRQVRVPLTERLVIVADWPAVFQDSLTVYAASKRRERLVEAPAAITSLLPSELSAQTSSGQLPRLIDFTPGVQVAQSDLFDFNVNTRGFNSSINRRVLTLIDGRQTSVPEFLGVQEWGAMSMPLDEFESVELVRGPSSALYGAGAVSGVLNLTTKSPKDTPGFKLRLSAGELETGRVEARIAGSAGPLWSWRANGSLQESDHLTASRVDGPEYDSGRFPPEVIAPPFEKLQTSFVSVRFDRLGQRSSSALEAGHGSFEGGTTLAPLGRTQADRVSRPWVRFNTNTPSWNLLGFYSGRRGENQIGLSTGASLYSDGYNAGIELQGNRETLAGRGLLVGGLAHSRQRVDSSDPAGVHGIFGDVETAHQSALFAQLDLDPGRKVSLVASSRVDQSSLHATRLSPRVGLTWALGDRHRFRATYNDSFQSPTLVEFAVRTPVGPVLDLTHWLPEVLDGDTLGFDRVPQLALGNTRLEVEKIRSFELGYRGSLGSTFVSASVYRNELTDFTTSILPQVGTSLGRLNPEYGPYRPPDGISEALKAQLLAALASAPPALAAFLSNDRDGAPILAVLSVANFGRATAEGIEAEAHRFLTDDWQLSLSASRSRFMVEDSPPESPLLPNAPELQAAASLVGTAGAWSMALRARWTEGFEWSSGLFRGPVPSYVVADAHLAREVGSGVRIGLDVVNIGDNRHYELFGGSILKRRALLHVTYSGGRS from the coding sequence ATGAGTTACAGAAAAGTAAAACACCACGGATGGCGGGCGGCCTTTGTCGTCGCCATGACCCTGGTCGTTGCCAGCGCCGCCCTAGCAGACCCCGGTTACACGGTGGCCGGCAGGGTGATGGGGCCGGGCGGCGAGGCGGTTCCCCGAGCGCGGGTCAGCGTCGGCGATCGGACCGCCGACACCGATAGCGAAGGGCGATTCGAGCTCGAGTCCGTGCCCGCGGGCTTGCAGACGCTGGTGTGCGAGCAGGGCAGCCTGATCGTGGTCCGTCAGGTGCGGGTGCCGCTGACGGAACGGCTCGTGATCGTGGCCGACTGGCCGGCTGTGTTCCAGGACAGCCTCACTGTGTATGCGGCTTCGAAGCGCCGCGAACGTCTCGTGGAGGCGCCGGCGGCGATCACCTCGCTGCTGCCGAGCGAGCTGTCGGCGCAGACCTCGTCGGGTCAGCTGCCGCGGCTCATCGATTTCACCCCGGGGGTCCAGGTGGCGCAGAGCGATCTCTTTGACTTCAATGTCAACACCCGAGGCTTCAACTCGTCGATCAACCGCCGTGTGCTGACCTTGATCGACGGCCGGCAGACTTCGGTGCCGGAGTTCTTGGGAGTCCAGGAGTGGGGCGCCATGTCGATGCCGCTGGACGAGTTCGAAAGTGTCGAGCTGGTGCGCGGGCCGAGCTCTGCTCTGTACGGCGCCGGCGCGGTTTCTGGGGTGCTGAATCTGACCACCAAGAGCCCCAAGGATACGCCCGGCTTCAAGCTGCGCCTGTCCGCGGGAGAACTCGAGACCGGCCGCGTCGAGGCTCGGATCGCGGGCTCGGCGGGTCCTCTCTGGTCGTGGCGCGCCAACGGCAGCCTGCAGGAGAGCGATCACCTGACAGCGTCGCGCGTCGATGGGCCGGAGTACGATTCCGGCCGGTTTCCTCCCGAAGTCATCGCGCCGCCTTTCGAGAAACTGCAGACCAGCTTCGTTTCGGTCCGATTCGACCGCCTCGGGCAGCGCTCGTCGTCAGCGCTCGAGGCGGGCCACGGCAGCTTCGAGGGAGGCACCACCCTTGCTCCTCTCGGCCGCACGCAGGCCGATCGGGTGAGCCGTCCGTGGGTTCGGTTCAACACCAACACTCCCAGCTGGAACCTGCTGGGCTTCTACAGCGGACGCCGGGGCGAAAACCAGATCGGCCTGTCGACTGGCGCCTCGCTCTACTCGGACGGCTACAACGCCGGCATCGAGCTCCAGGGCAACCGTGAGACGCTGGCGGGGCGCGGTCTACTCGTGGGAGGCCTGGCTCACAGCCGCCAGCGGGTGGATTCGTCCGACCCGGCCGGAGTTCACGGGATCTTCGGAGACGTCGAGACCGCGCACCAGAGCGCTCTGTTCGCGCAGCTCGACCTCGACCCGGGCCGGAAGGTCTCCTTGGTTGCCTCGAGCCGCGTGGACCAGAGCAGCCTGCACGCGACGAGATTGTCGCCACGGGTCGGACTGACCTGGGCTCTCGGGGATCGCCACCGATTCCGGGCGACCTACAACGACTCGTTCCAGAGCCCGACGCTGGTGGAGTTCGCGGTGCGAACGCCGGTAGGACCGGTTCTGGATCTGACGCACTGGCTTCCCGAAGTCCTGGACGGCGACACTCTGGGCTTTGACCGGGTGCCGCAGTTGGCCCTGGGCAACACGAGACTCGAGGTCGAAAAGATCCGGTCCTTCGAACTCGGATATCGGGGCAGCCTAGGCTCGACGTTTGTTTCGGCCAGCGTCTACCGCAACGAGCTTACCGACTTCACCACCAGCATCCTCCCACAGGTGGGGACGAGCCTCGGACGGTTGAATCCCGAGTACGGGCCCTACCGCCCGCCTGATGGAATCTCGGAGGCCCTGAAGGCGCAGCTTCTCGCAGCGCTGGCATCGGCGCCACCAGCTCTTGCCGCCTTTCTGTCCAACGATCGCGACGGGGCGCCGATTCTGGCGGTGCTGTCGGTGGCCAACTTCGGCCGCGCCACGGCCGAGGGCATCGAAGCGGAAGCGCACCGCTTCCTCACCGATGACTGGCAGCTCAGTCTGTCAGCTTCGCGCTCGCGGTTCATGGTGGAAGATAGCCCACCTGAGAGCCCGCTGCTGCCGAACGCGCCCGAGCTTCAAGCAGCCGCGAGCCTGGTCGGCACCGCTGGCGCCTGGTCGATGGCGCTACGCGCTCGCTGGACCGAAGGCTTCGAATGGAGCTCGGGGCTGTTTCGAGGACCCGTGCCGTCGTATGTCGTGGCCGATGCCCATCTTGCGCGCGAGGTCGGCAGCGGGGTCCGGATCGGACTCGACGTCGTCAACATAGGAGACAACCGCCACTACGAGTTGTTCGGGGGGAGCATCCTGAAACGACGGGCTCTCCTTCACGTCACCTACTCAGGGGGTAGATCATGA